A single Lactuca sativa cultivar Salinas chromosome 8, Lsat_Salinas_v11, whole genome shotgun sequence DNA region contains:
- the LOC111917070 gene encoding nascent polypeptide-associated complex subunit alpha-like protein 1 has protein sequence MTAQTQEELLAALLEQQKIAHEEPLIEDEDDDEDDDDDGNDEDDVEGLGDASGRSKQSRSEKKSRKAMLKLGMKPIPGVSRVTVKKSKNILFVISKPDVFKSPASDTYVIFGEAKIEDLSSQLQSQAAEQFKAPNLSNVVSGMASEEAIGAAANDEEDEIDESGVEPKDIDLVMTQAGVTRSKAVKALKAADGDIVTAIMELTN, from the exons ATGACTGCTCAAACACAAGAAGAACTCCTTGCTGCCCTTCTCGAACAACAGAAGATTGCT CATGAGGAACCTCTGATTGAAGacgaagatgatgatgaagatgatgatgatgatggcaatgatgaagatgatgttgaag GTTTAGGAGATGCAAGTGGTAGATCTAAGCAAAGTAGAAGTGAGAAAAAGAGTCGGAAGGCTATGTTAAAACTCGGGATGAAGCCCATTCCTGGAGTCAGTCGTGTCACTGTGAAAAAGAGCAAAAAT ATTCTGTTTGTGATATCAAAACCAGATGTATTCAAGTCGCCTGCTTCTGATACGTATGTGATATTTGGTGAAGCAAAGATAGAGGATCTGAGCTCACAGTTGCAGAGTCAGGCAGCTGAGCAGTTTAAAGCACCAAATTTGAGTAATGTGGTGTCAGGCATGGCTTCTGAGGAGGCAATAGGGGCTGCTGCaaatgatgaagaagatgaaattGATGAGAGTGGGGTGGAGCCCAAGGACATTGATCTGGTGATGACACAAGCTGGGGTTACCAGATCAAAGGCTGTAAAGGCTCTCAAGGCTGCAGATGGTGACATTGTAACTGCAATCATGGAGCTTACAAACTAG